The Methylococcus sp. Mc7 genomic sequence CGGGGGGCGAGGGCGCGAACCGCTGGTTCCACGTGGTGGTCCGGGAGGGGCGCAACCGGCTGGTGCGGCGCCTGTGGGAGTCGCAGAACCTGGTGGTGAGCCGCCTCATCCGGGTGCGCTACGGCGACATCGTCCTGCCGCCGCGGCTGCGCGCCGGCGCCTCCGTGGAGCTGGAAGGGGAGGCTCTGGACGGTCTGCTGCGTTCCGTGGGACTGCCGCCGGTGACACCGGAAACGCCGCCGAAGCGCCGCTTCGGCGGCGAAGCGCGGGGCCGGGAAGGTGGGCCGCGCAACCGCCGGCGCCAGCTTTCTGGGAGGCGGTGAAGCAGGTATGATGCGGCCCCAGCGCTGCCGAGGCGGCGAGGAGAGCATTCCGGATCCGGGAGAAGGACGTATTCGATGAACACCCATATCGTTTGGCATCAATCCACCGTGGTCCGCGGCCAGCGCGAACGGCAGAACGGCCACAAGAGCTTCATCCTCTGGTTCACCGGGCTGTCCGGCGCCGGCAAATCGACCCTGGCGCACCGGGTCGAGCAGCTTCTGTTCGAGCAGGGCTGCAAGACTTATGTCTTCGACGGTGACAACGTCCGCCACGGCTTGTGCTCGGATCTGGGGTTCAGCGCCGAGGACAGGTGCGAGAACATCCGCCGCATCGGCGAAATGAGCAAGCTGTTCGTCGATGCCGGCGTGATCGCCCTGACCGCCTTCATCTCGCCCTTCCGCCGCGACCGCGACCTGGTCCGGGCGCTGGTCGAACCCGGCGACTTCGTCGAAATCTTCTGCGATACACCGCTCGAAGTCTGCGAGCAGCGCGACGTCAAGGGGCTGTACCGCAAGGCCAGGAGCGGTGAGATTCCGGAGTTCACCGGGATTTCGTCACCCTACGAAGCGCCGTTGCAGCCGGAGATCACGGTGCGGACGGGCGAGCACGGCCTGGACGACTGCGCCGGGCAAATCCTCGAATATCTCGAGACGAACGGAAAGATCAATCTGAAAACGACAAGGTAGGACATCATGGCAAAAGTCATCAGAAAAGCCGTTTTCCCGGTCGCGGGGCTGGGGACCCGCTTTCTGCCCGCCACCAAGGCCAGCCCGAAGGAAATGCTGCCGGTGGTGGACAAGCCGTTGATCCAATACGCGGTCGAAGAAGCCGTGGCGGCCGGCATCGACGAGATGGTCTTCATCACCGGCCGCAGCAAGAATGCGATCATGGACCATTTCGACAAGGCCTATGAGCTCGAGACCGAACTGGCGGCGCGCAACAAGGACGACATCCTGAACATCGTCCGGAGCATCATTCCGCCGCACGTCACCTGCATCTACATCCGCCAAGCCGAAGCATTGGGCCTGGGGCATGCCGTCGCCTGCGCCAAGGCGGTCATCGGCAACCAGCCGTTCGCGGTGCTGCTCGCCGACGATCTGATCGACGGCGACAACCACGGCGGCTGCTTGTCACAGATGGTCAGGGTGTTCGACAAATGGCAATGCTCGGTGCTGGGCATCGAGCGCATCGATCCCAGCGAAACCCACAGCTACGGCATCGTGAAGACCAGTCCGATCGAGGCCGGGCTGGACAAGGTCGAAGCGATCGTGGAAAAGCCGAGGCCCGAGAACGCGCCGTCGAACCAGGCCGTGGT encodes the following:
- the galU gene encoding UTP--glucose-1-phosphate uridylyltransferase GalU translates to MAKVIRKAVFPVAGLGTRFLPATKASPKEMLPVVDKPLIQYAVEEAVAAGIDEMVFITGRSKNAIMDHFDKAYELETELAARNKDDILNIVRSIIPPHVTCIYIRQAEALGLGHAVACAKAVIGNQPFAVLLADDLIDGDNHGGCLSQMVRVFDKWQCSVLGIERIDPSETHSYGIVKTSPIEAGLDKVEAIVEKPRPENAPSNQAVVGRYILTPAIFDKLANVSRGAGGEIQLTDAIAMLLNEQTVLAYEFNGKRYDCGSKLGYLIATVEQGLQHAELRAGFEAYLRSLQL
- the cysC gene encoding adenylyl-sulfate kinase, which encodes MNTHIVWHQSTVVRGQRERQNGHKSFILWFTGLSGAGKSTLAHRVEQLLFEQGCKTYVFDGDNVRHGLCSDLGFSAEDRCENIRRIGEMSKLFVDAGVIALTAFISPFRRDRDLVRALVEPGDFVEIFCDTPLEVCEQRDVKGLYRKARSGEIPEFTGISSPYEAPLQPEITVRTGEHGLDDCAGQILEYLETNGKINLKTTR